From a region of the Streptomyces venezuelae genome:
- a CDS encoding MIP/aquaporin family protein, producing the protein MSSSDIFIGETIGTALLTLLGGGVCAAVTLKSSKARNAGWLAITFGWGFAVLIAAYVSAPLSGAHLNPAVTVGLAVKTGEWGDTPVYFAGQLLGAMLGAVLMWITYYGQFRVHLADPEHIRDAKLGPEDPHPHDVAGPVLGIFSTGPEIRNVVQNLATEIIGTAVLVLAILTQGLQDGGKGLGVIGVLITSFVVVGIGLSLGGPTGYAINPVRDLGPRIVHALLPLPNKGGSDWGYSWIPVVGPLVGAVLAGGLYNIAFA; encoded by the coding sequence GTGTCCAGCTCCGACATCTTCATCGGCGAGACCATCGGTACCGCCCTGCTCACACTGCTCGGCGGTGGCGTCTGCGCCGCAGTGACGCTCAAGAGCTCCAAGGCCCGCAACGCGGGCTGGCTCGCCATCACGTTCGGCTGGGGTTTCGCCGTACTGATCGCCGCCTACGTCTCCGCGCCGCTGTCCGGTGCGCACCTCAACCCGGCGGTCACCGTCGGTCTCGCCGTCAAGACCGGCGAGTGGGGCGACACCCCGGTCTACTTCGCCGGCCAGCTGCTGGGCGCGATGCTCGGAGCGGTCCTGATGTGGATCACCTACTACGGTCAGTTCCGCGTGCACCTCGCCGACCCGGAGCACATCCGCGACGCCAAGCTCGGTCCCGAGGACCCGCACCCGCACGACGTGGCCGGTCCGGTGCTCGGCATCTTCTCCACCGGCCCCGAGATCCGTAACGTCGTGCAGAACCTGGCGACCGAGATCATCGGTACCGCGGTCCTGGTCCTGGCGATCCTCACCCAGGGCCTCCAGGACGGCGGCAAGGGCCTCGGTGTCATCGGCGTCCTGATCACCTCGTTCGTGGTCGTCGGCATCGGTCTCTCGCTCGGTGGCCCGACCGGCTACGCCATCAACCCGGTGCGCGACCTCGGTCCGCGTATCGTGCACGCCCTGCTGCCGCTGCCCAACAAGGGCGGCTCCGACTGGGGTTACTCCTGGATCCCGGTGGTCGGCCCGCTCGTCGGCGCCGTGCTCGCCGGTGGTCTGTACAACATCGCGTTCGCCTGA
- a CDS encoding glycerol-3-phosphate dehydrogenase/oxidase has translation MSSLQSVPALGTHPTAGANVSRAQTREQLSKATYDLLVIGGGILGTSVAWHAAQSGLRVAMVDAGDFAGATSSASSKLVHGGLRYLQTGAVKLVAENHHERRVLAKDVAPHLVNPLTFYLPVYKGGPVGAAKLGAGVFAYSALSAFGDGMGKVISPARAVADNPGLKTDNLKAVAVYYDHQMNDSRVAVMTVRAAVESGAVVLNHAEVTGLRKTGGRVTGAELKDRLDGTEFGVDARVVLNATGPWVDHLRRMEDKHSMPSIRLSKGAHIVMKRKSPWKAAMATPIDKYRITFALPWEDQLLLGTTDEVYEGDPADVRATESDIAQILDEAAFSVKDADLDRSLMTYAFAGLRVLPGGPGGVEKAKRETVVSEGAGGMLSVAGGKWTTYRHIGRVVMDKLAKLPGSPLTEDMEPVKSLVRRIALPGVANPNAVAHRLLVDREPGTRMDPLTARHLASHYGSLAFDIARLANEDPALAERIHPDGPEIWAQVAYARDNEWAETVDDVLRRRTTVTIRGLDDASVRARVEEMLGRKA, from the coding sequence ATGAGCAGCCTGCAGAGCGTTCCCGCACTGGGCACGCACCCGACCGCCGGTGCCAACGTCAGCCGCGCCCAGACCCGTGAGCAGCTGTCGAAGGCCACGTACGACCTGCTGGTCATCGGTGGTGGAATCCTGGGTACCTCCGTGGCGTGGCACGCCGCGCAGTCGGGCCTGCGGGTTGCCATGGTGGACGCCGGCGACTTCGCCGGCGCCACCTCCTCGGCCTCCTCCAAGCTCGTCCACGGCGGCCTGCGCTACCTGCAGACCGGCGCGGTCAAGCTGGTGGCGGAGAACCACCACGAGCGGCGGGTGCTGGCCAAGGACGTGGCCCCGCACCTGGTCAACCCGCTCACCTTCTACCTGCCGGTCTACAAGGGCGGTCCGGTGGGTGCGGCCAAGCTGGGCGCGGGCGTCTTCGCCTACTCCGCCCTCTCGGCCTTCGGCGACGGCATGGGCAAGGTCATATCCCCGGCCCGTGCCGTCGCCGACAACCCGGGTCTGAAGACGGACAACCTCAAGGCCGTCGCGGTCTACTACGACCACCAGATGAACGACTCCCGCGTCGCCGTCATGACGGTCCGCGCGGCCGTCGAGTCGGGCGCGGTCGTCCTCAACCACGCCGAGGTCACCGGACTGCGCAAGACGGGCGGCCGGGTCACCGGTGCCGAGCTCAAGGACCGTCTCGACGGCACCGAGTTCGGGGTCGACGCGCGCGTCGTGCTCAACGCCACCGGCCCGTGGGTGGACCACCTGCGGCGCATGGAAGACAAGCACTCCATGCCGTCGATCCGCCTTTCCAAGGGCGCGCACATCGTCATGAAGCGCAAGTCGCCGTGGAAGGCCGCCATGGCCACCCCGATCGACAAGTACCGCATCACCTTCGCCCTCCCGTGGGAGGACCAGCTGCTGCTCGGCACCACCGACGAGGTGTACGAGGGCGACCCGGCGGACGTGCGTGCCACCGAGTCCGACATCGCGCAGATCCTGGACGAGGCGGCCTTCTCGGTGAAGGACGCCGACCTGGACCGCTCGCTGATGACGTACGCCTTCGCGGGCCTGCGGGTGCTGCCCGGCGGCCCCGGCGGTGTCGAGAAGGCCAAGCGCGAGACGGTCGTCTCCGAGGGCGCCGGCGGCATGCTGTCGGTGGCCGGCGGCAAGTGGACGACGTACCGCCACATCGGCCGTGTGGTCATGGACAAGCTGGCGAAGCTCCCGGGCAGCCCGCTGACCGAGGACATGGAGCCGGTGAAGTCGCTGGTGCGCCGGATCGCGCTGCCCGGTGTCGCCAACCCGAACGCGGTCGCGCACCGGCTGCTGGTGGACCGGGAGCCGGGGACGCGGATGGACCCGCTGACGGCCCGCCACCTGGCGTCCCACTACGGCTCGCTGGCCTTCGACATCGCGCGCCTCGCGAACGAGGACCCGGCGCTGGCCGAGCGGATCCACCCGGACGGTCCGGAGATCTGGGCGCAGGTCGCCTACGCCCGTGACAACGAGTGGGCCGAGACGGTCGACGACGTGCTGCGCCGCCGTACGACGGTGACGATCCGCGGTCTGGACGACGCGTCCGTCCGGGCGCGTGTCGAGGAGATGCTGGGCCGTAAGGCATAG
- a CDS encoding ferritin-like domain-containing protein, with translation MLSARSLFQEIVDNDDSFQLFCSIAASGETQGGWENARIAALVPDGMRHLAPKITRHGADEDKHGRIFNALLRKRGLPAVPVPPETDYTMLLERRGIGLAHEKLRRELALTEEDIVVYLAHSRVTEQRAADQMDMLVRYFGDHPEVGRAIHMISHDEDNHLAYCHEELLRLARAGHGRTIQRVLRESALAEISVYRDVSLAVMSHMGRLLHWPAPKAAALAAGIRAMYAYERFSGWHRMVNLRPPERLDALGGTPADAGAFAHTPRERELRASPGA, from the coding sequence ATGCTCTCTGCCCGCAGCCTGTTCCAGGAGATCGTCGACAACGACGACTCCTTCCAGCTGTTCTGCTCCATCGCCGCCAGCGGGGAGACCCAGGGCGGCTGGGAGAACGCCCGTATCGCGGCCCTGGTGCCGGACGGCATGCGCCACCTCGCGCCCAAGATCACCCGGCACGGCGCCGACGAGGACAAGCACGGCCGGATCTTCAACGCCCTGCTCCGCAAGCGCGGCCTGCCCGCCGTCCCGGTTCCCCCCGAGACCGACTACACGATGCTGCTGGAGCGGCGCGGCATCGGCCTCGCGCACGAGAAGCTCCGCCGCGAGCTGGCGCTGACCGAGGAGGACATCGTCGTCTACCTCGCGCACAGCCGCGTCACCGAACAGCGCGCCGCCGACCAGATGGACATGCTGGTCAGGTACTTCGGCGACCACCCCGAGGTGGGCAGGGCGATCCACATGATCAGCCACGACGAGGACAACCACCTCGCCTACTGCCACGAGGAACTGCTGCGCCTCGCCCGGGCCGGTCACGGCCGGACCATCCAGCGGGTGCTCCGCGAGAGCGCGCTCGCCGAGATCTCCGTCTACCGGGACGTGAGCCTCGCCGTCATGAGCCACATGGGACGGCTGCTGCACTGGCCCGCCCCGAAGGCGGCCGCCCTGGCCGCCGGCATCCGGGCGATGTACGCGTACGAGCGGTTCAGCGGCTGGCACCGGATGGTGAACCTGCGGCCGCCGGAGCGCCTGGACGCCCTCGGCGGCACCCCCGCCGACGCGGGCGCCTTCGCCCACACCCCGCGCGAGAGGGAACTCAGAGCCAGCCCCGGCGCTTGA
- a CDS encoding histidine phosphatase family protein, which produces MATLILVRHGRSTANTAGLLAGWTPGVGLDERGAEQAAALPGRLAGVPLAAAVTSPLQRCRETLAPLLAARPELELHTDERIGECHYGEWSGRKLSELSDEPLMKIVQQHPSAAAFPGGESMRAMQARAVDAVRDWDARIEKEHGSDAVFLMCSHGDIIKSLVADALGMHLDLFQRIHVDPCSVTAVRYTATRPFVFRLGDTGDFGSLVRRPAAPEAVASDKDAEDAGNAVVGGGAGAA; this is translated from the coding sequence ATGGCCACGCTGATCCTCGTACGACACGGGCGGTCCACCGCCAACACCGCTGGGCTGCTCGCCGGATGGACCCCCGGCGTGGGCCTCGACGAGCGCGGCGCCGAGCAGGCCGCCGCGCTGCCCGGCCGACTGGCCGGGGTGCCGCTCGCCGCCGCCGTCACCAGCCCCCTGCAGCGCTGCCGCGAGACCCTCGCACCCCTGCTCGCCGCCCGGCCGGAGCTGGAACTGCACACCGACGAGCGGATCGGCGAGTGCCACTACGGCGAGTGGTCGGGCCGCAAACTGTCCGAGCTCTCCGACGAACCGCTGATGAAGATCGTCCAGCAGCACCCGTCCGCCGCCGCCTTTCCCGGCGGCGAGTCCATGCGCGCCATGCAGGCCCGCGCCGTGGACGCCGTACGCGACTGGGACGCGCGGATCGAGAAGGAGCACGGCAGCGACGCGGTCTTCCTGATGTGCTCGCACGGCGACATCATCAAGTCCCTTGTCGCGGACGCCCTCGGCATGCACCTGGACCTCTTCCAGCGCATCCACGTCGACCCCTGCTCGGTGACCGCCGTCCGGTACACCGCCACCCGCCCCTTCGTGTTCCGGCTCGGCGACACCGGGGACTTCGGCTCGCTCGTCCGGCGCCCCGCCGCACCGGAGGCCGTCGCGTCGGACAAAGACGCGGAAGACGCCGGGAACGCCGTCGTGGGAGGCGGCGCGGGCGCGGCTTGA
- the glpK gene encoding glycerol kinase GlpK: protein MTTSTGPFIAAIDQGTTSSRCIVFDRDGRIVAVDQKEHEQIFPKPGWVEHDATEIWTNVQEVVAGAIAKAEITASDVKAIGITNQRETTLLWDRHTGEPVHNALVWQDTRTDALCKELGRNVGQDRFRRETGLPLASYFAGPKVRWLLDNVEGLRERAEAGDILFGTMDSWVIWNLTGGAQGGTHVTDVTNASRTMLMNLHTLAWDEKIAESMGVPLNVLPEIKSSAEVYGHVKDGVLAGVPVASALGDQQAALFGQTCFAEGEAKSTYGTGTFMLMNTGDKIINSYSGLLTTVGYQIGDQKPVYALEGSIAVTGSLVQWMRDQMGLIKSAAEIETLASSVEDNGGAYFVPAFSGLFAPYWRSDARGVIAGLTRYVTKAHIARAVLEATAWQTREITDAMTKDSGVELAALKVDGGMTSNNLLMQTLSDFLDAPVVRPMVAETTCLGAAYAAGLAVGFWPDTDALRANWRRAAEWTPRMPAEQRDREYKSWLKAVERSMGWVDDEDAS, encoded by the coding sequence ATGACCACCAGCACCGGCCCCTTCATCGCCGCGATCGACCAGGGCACCACCTCCTCCCGCTGCATCGTCTTCGACCGCGACGGCCGCATCGTCGCCGTCGACCAGAAGGAGCACGAGCAGATCTTCCCGAAGCCGGGCTGGGTCGAGCACGACGCCACCGAGATCTGGACCAACGTCCAGGAGGTCGTGGCGGGCGCGATCGCCAAGGCGGAGATCACCGCCTCGGACGTCAAGGCGATCGGCATCACCAACCAGCGCGAGACCACCCTGCTGTGGGACCGCCACACCGGCGAGCCGGTGCACAACGCGCTGGTCTGGCAGGACACCCGCACCGACGCCCTGTGCAAGGAGCTCGGCCGCAACGTCGGCCAGGACCGCTTCCGCCGCGAGACCGGCCTGCCGCTGGCGAGCTACTTCGCCGGCCCGAAGGTCCGCTGGCTGCTCGACAACGTCGAGGGCCTGCGCGAGCGCGCCGAGGCCGGCGACATCCTCTTCGGCACCATGGACTCGTGGGTCATCTGGAACCTCACGGGCGGCGCCCAGGGCGGTACGCACGTCACCGACGTCACCAACGCCTCGCGCACCATGCTGATGAACCTCCACACCCTCGCCTGGGACGAGAAGATCGCGGAGTCGATGGGCGTCCCGCTCAACGTGCTCCCCGAGATCAAGTCCTCCGCCGAGGTCTACGGCCACGTCAAGGACGGCGTCCTCGCCGGTGTCCCGGTCGCCTCGGCGCTCGGCGACCAGCAGGCCGCCCTCTTCGGCCAGACCTGTTTCGCCGAGGGCGAGGCGAAGTCCACCTACGGCACCGGAACGTTCATGCTGATGAACACCGGCGACAAGATCATCAACTCCTACAGCGGCCTGCTGACCACGGTCGGCTACCAGATCGGCGACCAGAAGCCGGTCTACGCCCTGGAGGGCTCCATCGCCGTCACCGGCTCGCTCGTCCAGTGGATGCGCGACCAGATGGGCCTGATCAAGTCCGCGGCCGAGATCGAGACGCTGGCCTCCTCGGTCGAGGACAACGGCGGCGCCTACTTCGTGCCGGCCTTCTCCGGCCTGTTCGCCCCGTACTGGCGCTCCGACGCCCGCGGTGTGATCGCCGGCCTCACCCGGTACGTCACCAAGGCGCACATCGCCCGTGCCGTCCTGGAGGCCACCGCCTGGCAGACCCGCGAGATCACCGACGCCATGACCAAGGACTCGGGCGTCGAGCTCGCCGCCCTCAAGGTCGACGGCGGCATGACCTCCAACAACCTGCTGATGCAGACGCTCTCGGACTTCCTGGACGCCCCCGTGGTGCGCCCGATGGTCGCCGAGACCACCTGCCTCGGCGCCGCCTACGCCGCCGGCCTGGCCGTCGGCTTCTGGCCCGACACCGACGCCCTGCGCGCCAACTGGCGCCGCGCGGCCGAGTGGACCCCGCGGATGCCCGCCGAGCAGCGGGACCGCGAGTACAAGAGCTGGCTCAAGGCCGTGGAGCGTTCCATGGGCTGGGTCGACGACGAAGACGCCAGCTGA
- the mshC gene encoding cysteine--1-D-myo-inosityl 2-amino-2-deoxy-alpha-D-glucopyranoside ligase — protein MHAWPASEVPALPGKGRDLQIHDTATQGTITLAPGPVARIYVCGITPYDATHIGHAATYNAFDLVQRVWLDTKRQVIYVQNVTDVDDPLLERALRDNQDWTELAERETALFREDMTALRMLPPQHYIGAVEAIPGIVPLVERLRDAGAAYELDGDTYFSVEADPHFGGVSNLDAEAMRLLSAERGGDPERPGKKNPLDPMLWMAARPGEPSWDGGSLGRGRPGWHIECVAIALDHLGMGFDIQGGGSDLAFPHHEMGASHAQALTGEFPMAKAYVHAGMVALHGEKMSKSKGNLVFVSALRRAGVDPAAIRLALLSHHYRADWEWTDEVLAEAVARLERWRAAVSRPDGIPADALVEEVREALANDLDAPAALAAVDRWVELQNATDGDDESAPGLVSRTVDALLGVAL, from the coding sequence ATGCATGCCTGGCCCGCTTCTGAGGTCCCCGCCCTTCCTGGCAAGGGCCGCGACCTCCAGATCCACGACACCGCGACCCAGGGGACGATCACCCTCGCCCCCGGTCCCGTCGCCCGTATCTACGTCTGCGGCATCACTCCGTACGACGCGACCCACATCGGTCACGCGGCGACCTACAACGCGTTCGACCTCGTACAGCGCGTGTGGCTCGACACCAAGCGGCAGGTCATCTACGTCCAGAACGTCACGGACGTCGACGATCCACTGCTGGAGCGGGCACTGCGCGACAACCAGGACTGGACCGAGCTGGCGGAGCGCGAGACGGCACTCTTCCGCGAGGACATGACCGCCCTGCGGATGCTGCCCCCGCAGCACTACATCGGCGCCGTCGAGGCCATACCCGGCATCGTGCCGCTCGTCGAGCGGCTGCGGGACGCCGGTGCCGCGTACGAGCTCGACGGCGACACCTACTTCTCGGTCGAAGCGGACCCGCACTTCGGCGGCGTCTCGAACCTCGACGCCGAGGCGATGCGACTGCTCTCGGCGGAGCGGGGCGGCGACCCCGAGCGCCCGGGGAAGAAGAACCCGCTGGACCCGATGCTGTGGATGGCCGCACGTCCGGGCGAGCCGAGCTGGGACGGCGGCTCGCTGGGCCGCGGCCGGCCGGGCTGGCACATCGAGTGCGTGGCGATCGCCCTCGACCACCTGGGCATGGGCTTCGACATCCAGGGCGGCGGCTCCGACCTGGCGTTCCCGCACCACGAGATGGGCGCCTCGCACGCGCAGGCCCTGACGGGCGAGTTCCCGATGGCCAAGGCGTACGTGCACGCGGGCATGGTCGCGCTGCACGGCGAGAAGATGTCGAAGTCGAAGGGCAACCTCGTCTTCGTGTCGGCGCTGCGCAGGGCCGGGGTGGACCCGGCGGCCATCCGCCTCGCACTGCTGTCGCACCACTACCGGGCCGACTGGGAGTGGACGGACGAGGTCCTCGCCGAGGCCGTGGCCCGGCTGGAGCGCTGGCGTGCGGCCGTGTCCCGGCCGGACGGCATCCCCGCCGACGCCCTGGTCGAGGAGGTCCGCGAGGCCCTGGCCAACGACCTGGACGCCCCCGCGGCGCTGGCGGCCGTGGACCGCTGGGTGGAGCTCCAGAACGCCACTGACGGCGACGACGAGTCCGCCCCCGGCCTGGTCTCCCGGACCGTGGACGCCCTCCTGGGCGTGGCCCTGTAA
- a CDS encoding DUF3090 domain-containing protein, with product MPRQVFLYDPPDRFVAGTVGLPGRRTFFLQASSGPRVTSVSLEKTQVAALAERMDELLDEVVRRTGGNAPVPAVAPAEAADTAPLDVPVDEEFRVGTMALAWDGEEQRMIVEAQALVELDADSDEDLAEAEERLLQDEENGPPMLRVRLTGAQARAFAKRALDVVNAGRPPCPLCSLPLDPEGHVCPRQNGYRRQV from the coding sequence GTGCCCCGTCAGGTGTTCCTCTACGACCCCCCGGACCGCTTCGTGGCCGGCACGGTCGGTCTGCCGGGACGCCGTACGTTCTTCCTGCAGGCCTCATCCGGCCCCCGCGTCACCAGCGTCTCCCTGGAGAAGACCCAGGTGGCGGCGCTGGCCGAGCGGATGGACGAGCTGCTGGACGAGGTCGTACGGCGGACCGGCGGCAACGCCCCGGTCCCGGCCGTCGCCCCCGCCGAGGCCGCCGACACCGCGCCGCTGGACGTCCCCGTCGACGAGGAGTTCCGCGTCGGCACCATGGCCCTGGCCTGGGACGGCGAGGAACAGCGCATGATCGTCGAGGCCCAGGCGCTGGTCGAGCTCGACGCCGACTCCGACGAGGACCTCGCCGAGGCCGAGGAGCGGCTGCTCCAGGACGAGGAGAACGGCCCGCCGATGCTGCGGGTCCGCCTCACCGGCGCCCAGGCCCGGGCCTTCGCCAAGCGGGCCCTGGACGTCGTCAACGCCGGCCGCCCGCCGTGCCCGCTGTGCAGCCTCCCGCTGGACCCGGAGGGGCACGTGTGCCCGCGCCAGAACGGCTACCGGCGCCAGGTGTGA
- a CDS encoding SCO1664 family protein: protein MPAPERLPAPGVTDMGELEELLAKGELTVVGRIREASNAVLLCSVSYGGMSADCVYKPVKGERPLWDFPDGNLARREVAAYLISEATGWGLVPATVLRDGPYGEGMVQRWIEAEQPDGDSPLGALLGLVDGEEAGEGWKAVALAEVGEGRTALLVHADDPRLRRLAVLDAVINNGDRKGGHLLPAPDGRLYGIDHGVTFHTEDKLRTLLWGWAGEPLTDEAREVLAALAHGLAEGAPLATRLAELITPVELAAVRDRVEHLLRTGTHPEPSGQWPSIPWPPV from the coding sequence GTGCCCGCGCCAGAACGGCTACCGGCGCCAGGTGTGACGGACATGGGGGAGCTGGAGGAACTGCTCGCCAAGGGCGAGCTCACCGTCGTCGGCCGGATCCGTGAGGCGTCCAACGCGGTCCTGCTGTGCAGCGTCTCGTACGGGGGCATGAGCGCCGACTGCGTGTACAAGCCGGTCAAGGGGGAGCGGCCGTTGTGGGACTTCCCCGACGGGAACCTCGCCCGCCGGGAGGTCGCCGCCTACCTGATCTCCGAGGCCACCGGATGGGGCCTGGTCCCCGCCACCGTGCTGCGCGACGGACCGTACGGCGAGGGCATGGTCCAGCGGTGGATCGAGGCCGAGCAGCCGGACGGGGACTCCCCGCTGGGCGCCCTCCTCGGACTCGTCGACGGCGAGGAGGCGGGGGAGGGCTGGAAGGCCGTCGCCCTCGCCGAGGTCGGCGAAGGCCGCACCGCGCTGCTCGTGCACGCCGACGACCCCCGGCTGCGCCGGCTCGCCGTCCTCGACGCGGTGATCAACAACGGTGACCGCAAGGGCGGCCACCTGCTGCCCGCCCCCGACGGACGGCTCTACGGCATCGACCACGGAGTGACCTTCCACACCGAGGACAAACTGCGCACCCTCCTGTGGGGCTGGGCGGGCGAGCCGCTGACCGACGAGGCCCGCGAGGTGCTGGCCGCACTGGCGCACGGGCTGGCCGAGGGAGCCCCGCTCGCCACCCGGCTGGCCGAACTGATCACACCGGTCGAGCTGGCCGCCGTACGGGACCGGGTGGAGCACCTGCTGCGCACCGGAACCCATCCGGAGCCGTCCGGGCAGTGGCCGTCGATCCCCTGGCCACCGGTCTGA
- a CDS encoding PAC2 family protein, producing MIELEGVPELIDPVMVAAFEGWNDAGDAASGAVAHLDREWKGEVFAALDAEDYYDFQVNRPTVWLDNGVRKITWPTTRLSVVRIGGAKPRDLVLVRGIEPSMRWRSFCNEILGFAHELGVEMVVILGALLGDTPHTRPVPVSGVTSDADLARTMDLEETKYEGPTGIVGILQEACTHAGVPAVSLWAAVPHYVSQPPNPKATLALLNRLEDLIDIRIPLGELPEDARAWQLGVDQLAAEDSEVAEYVQTLEEARDTADLPEASGDAIAREFERYLRRRDPAAGPAADPGDGSYLRDTTGGLPRPPKPQPPVSPPPPEAPPEEPGEDTPGA from the coding sequence GTGATCGAGCTTGAGGGCGTGCCCGAGCTGATCGACCCGGTCATGGTGGCCGCGTTCGAGGGCTGGAACGACGCGGGTGACGCGGCCTCCGGTGCGGTCGCACACCTGGACCGGGAGTGGAAGGGCGAGGTCTTCGCGGCTCTGGACGCCGAGGACTACTACGACTTCCAGGTCAACAGGCCCACGGTGTGGCTGGACAACGGGGTACGGAAGATCACGTGGCCGACGACGCGGCTGTCGGTGGTCCGGATCGGCGGGGCCAAGCCGCGGGACCTGGTGCTGGTGCGCGGGATCGAACCGTCCATGCGGTGGCGGTCGTTCTGCAACGAGATCCTCGGCTTCGCGCACGAGCTGGGCGTGGAGATGGTGGTCATCCTGGGTGCCCTCCTCGGGGACACGCCGCACACCCGGCCGGTGCCGGTGAGCGGGGTCACCTCGGACGCGGACCTGGCGCGGACGATGGACCTGGAGGAGACCAAGTACGAGGGCCCGACGGGCATCGTGGGCATCCTGCAGGAGGCGTGTACGCACGCGGGTGTCCCGGCGGTGTCCCTGTGGGCGGCGGTGCCGCACTACGTCTCCCAGCCGCCGAACCCGAAGGCGACCCTGGCCCTGCTGAACCGGCTGGAGGATCTGATCGACATCCGGATCCCGCTGGGCGAGCTGCCGGAGGACGCGCGGGCGTGGCAGCTCGGGGTGGACCAACTGGCCGCCGAGGACAGCGAGGTGGCGGAGTACGTCCAGACGCTGGAGGAGGCGCGGGACACGGCCGATCTGCCGGAGGCTTCGGGCGACGCGATCGCCCGCGAGTTCGAGCGGTACCTGCGCCGGCGTGACCCGGCGGCGGGCCCGGCGGCGGATCCGGGCGACGGCTCCTACCTGCGGGACACGACCGGGGGCCTCCCCCGTCCCCCGAAGCCGCAGCCGCCGGTGTCCCCACCGCCCCCGGAGGCTCCGCCGGAGGAACCGGGCGAGGACACCCCGGGCGCGTAG
- the corA gene encoding magnesium/cobalt transporter CorA, protein MPRVIVDCAIYRDGRRTEGPDDFSDALDEARATGDAFLWIGMHEPTAKEFDHVSQEFGLHPLAVEDALTAHQRPKLEVYDDSLFVVLKPVLYDEDTDTVTAGELMVFIGDSFVVTVRHGEGAPLAAVRHRLEQEPDVLRHGPTAVLYAVSDAVVDHYIEVAAELQADLEELEAEVFAPNASDTKNTAARIYGFKRQVLEFRRATSPLLQPMDRLAFGEVPFVHEHAQPFFRDVADHLTKANEYIEGLDRLLSDALAAHLAQMGLRQNDDMRKISAWAAMAAVPTMVAGIYGMNFDHMPELRHTWGYPAVLVVMAGACLGLHRMFKRRGWL, encoded by the coding sequence ATGCCCCGCGTGATTGTGGACTGCGCGATTTACCGGGACGGCCGCCGTACCGAGGGGCCGGACGATTTTTCGGACGCCCTCGACGAGGCCCGGGCGACCGGTGACGCCTTCCTGTGGATCGGCATGCACGAGCCGACCGCGAAGGAGTTCGATCACGTCAGCCAGGAGTTCGGGCTGCACCCGCTGGCGGTGGAGGACGCGCTGACCGCGCACCAGCGCCCGAAGCTGGAGGTGTACGACGACTCGCTGTTCGTCGTCCTCAAGCCGGTGCTCTACGACGAGGACACGGACACGGTGACCGCGGGCGAGCTGATGGTCTTCATAGGGGACTCGTTCGTCGTCACGGTCCGGCACGGCGAGGGGGCCCCGCTGGCCGCCGTACGCCACCGGCTGGAGCAGGAGCCGGACGTGCTGCGGCACGGCCCGACGGCGGTGCTGTACGCGGTGTCGGACGCGGTGGTCGACCACTACATCGAGGTGGCGGCCGAACTCCAGGCGGACCTGGAGGAGCTGGAGGCGGAGGTCTTCGCCCCGAACGCCTCGGACACCAAGAACACCGCCGCCCGGATCTACGGGTTCAAACGGCAGGTGCTGGAGTTCCGGCGGGCGACGAGCCCGCTGCTCCAGCCGATGGACCGCCTCGCCTTCGGGGAGGTGCCGTTCGTCCACGAGCACGCCCAGCCGTTCTTCCGCGACGTCGCCGACCACCTGACCAAGGCGAACGAGTACATCGAGGGCCTGGACCGGCTGCTGTCGGACGCGCTCGCCGCGCACCTCGCGCAGATGGGCCTCCGGCAGAACGACGACATGCGCAAGATCTCGGCGTGGGCGGCGATGGCGGCCGTCCCCACCATGGTGGCGGGGATCTACGGGATGAACTTCGACCACATGCCGGAGCTGCGGCACACCTGGGGCTATCCGGCGGTGCTGGTGGTCATGGCGGGCGCGTGTCTGGGCCTGCACCGGATGTTCAAGCGCCGGGGCTGGCTCTGA